Part of the Henckelia pumila isolate YLH828 chromosome 2, ASM3356847v2, whole genome shotgun sequence genome is shown below.
AAAAATTTGATTCAGTTTACTCAATTTTATCTACCTGATTTCTTCTTGATGAATTTAATGCATCTATAGTATCAACTTCATAACTTTATTTTTGACATGCGAAGTAACAATTAATTCTCTAAGgctggggggggggggggggggaattaGCGAGTTTGCTAAAATGATGTTTCAATCGAATAAAGATCGATTATATCATTTGGGATATTTACTTTTAAAGTTAACATTGTTATTACTTGTTGCAACTGCTGCCGTAGAGAGAGTGTTTTcaacaataatcaaaatatcaccTCGTAATCGGTTGGAAGATGATGTGTTAGATGATGGTTTGATACCATATATTGAGCGTCATGTGTTTGATCCAGTTGATattgaaattattattcaaCATTTTCAAACTATGAAATTTCGTATATTGTAAAATCATATGAAGTTAATATATAACTTTTTATTATACACTTTGtggtgtaatatttttttttaatttattaaattcgCCCCTCCTGGTTGAAAATCCTGGGTACGCCACTGGATAAAACGCATGAACAAAATCAGGGAAATTAAAGCATAAGAACTCAGAAGAAAAGATCGATCAAGATGAGTGAGGAGATAAAAATTCTTTGAGCTGATAAATCATGTGTAATTTCGGGAATTCTTGTACTTGTTGATTGCATGCGTGAGTTGTATTCAAGAATTCATCGAATCATCAATAAGATTGGCTATCCCGTGAACGTAAGCATTCTTGCCGAACCACGTATATCTTGCGTTGCTTGATTTTCGTTCTTAGCTTGAGCATTGTTTCTATTGTGATTTGTGCATGCAATTGGCTTGGTAAGTGTGTGAAATATTATGTGACCTGGGTGTGTTGGTATTGAGTGACATTGTTTGAgcattacaaatattattatatttttttaatccaaAGTTATTGCTGAATAGTATATATCCATAAGGGAAAAgtcaaattatataaaaaataatggattattttaaataatttcaaaactcACCAAACCATTAcatcttaattaaatttaaatgacTTCAAGAGGGTGTCTAAGTTGGTGAATTAGGTAAACTTTTGGCGAAGTTCAATTCCTCTTGCTAATATCTTTTTGGACTAGCTTGTCACATGACAGGGTTTGCGCCCAAGGTGATTTATCTTGCTACCGTAGTTTGCAGACTATTACGTTAATTCGGGAGTTTATGGCCAGTACGCACGAAAAAGTAACGGCTGCGCGTTCTcacttcataaaaaaaataatttaattttaatatttatttatctaaGACGAAATCTCATTGATATTTTTCTAAAACTTAAGAGGAATTAGCTTTCGATGAAATACATTTTTATTGACTAATTTGGCAGGAAAAGGACTGAGGAGTGAGAATTTATAGTTTTCAATATATAGTATTGAATGTAATAATACTAGTAATAACTGATTTTATAATTGATAAGTTTAAAAGAGTGATAAATCACGTTATTATAAAAAgatggctaaaacttatgaaaataaattgaaattccaatgtttatatttattttttcaaaaccaATTTCGAgtgaattaatgattaattataTCTGTCAAATTACTGATGTGAGTGGCTATTAGAAAACTTATCAGTAGATGAAGTATACGTATTGAATGTGTAAATTAACGTACCCTCGTACAAGATAAGAAAATAGAAAGTAATTAAATAGGTTAACTCAAAATTATAATCAAGTTCTATTTACCCTTCTTGATTTTAGGTTTTCGGTCAATTAACAGATCAGTTTAGACATGCAAGTTTAGTTTGCTGTAAATTGTAATAAGATGTATATCGAGTGTTCCACATGCAAATAATATCTTATCTTCATTTGTGTGGTTCATgatgaataaaaatataaaatagtgTGGGACCAAAGATGGTTGATAATTGATAAATAGATATGAGTTCAATTATCATTATCAATACTTTCTCAAATGAATTTATTGCACATGGCTTGTcaattatgtttttgttttaattttttttacatgcaTGGTTTGTAAGCGAATGCATTAGCCGGAGAATTTAACTAATACGTAATGAGTTCTCACATTAAAGAATAAGCTTAATAACgactttgatatttttttttccaaatgagATGAGGAATATTAATGCATATGGCATTAGAATGTCAGGTAGAGGAGCTAAATTTTGATCGAGTTTATTGCGAATCCTGTGGaaaagatatttatttaattcttatttttctcgACTTATTtatctaattatttattttttattttattttattttttacgtTTTGTACTCTTAAAAGGTTTCCATTTGCCATTTTGAATCTTAGGGGTGGTCGTAGAAAAAATCGTATAACATATACCATACGGATAATTATCgtattataagaaaatttaaTATCGAATATTTATTATATCGAAATTTCGATACGATATCAACATATATcgtattatattaaaaaaatattatattttttttgaaaatttataaatatttatatattatttcggTATTTAGGTATTCTGGTATATACGTACcgaaatatttcaaatttcatcCCGTTATCGGAACAAAAAATTCGATACcgttatcatatcatatcataatctTCGGAACACATAAAACGataaattcgatatttttttgATATACGGAACACGATgtataaaaaattcaatattttttccATTTCTAATTTTGACGAGTTTAATTATTCCGAATCTTATAGGAAAAGATATTGTCGGCATTGGTCAATGTTTCAACATTAATTTTGTCCATTGGTAgaaatttgattgattgaaaTGTCAACACCCAATTTAATTCATacacaagaaaaaaaaagaaaaaaaaatagttccACACCTGATTCTTTATTATGGATTAGGGAAACTACaaatttggtcctgtatgtttgtcattttgcgattttggtccttcatgttttcatatttcagttttagtcctgcatgtttcgatttttagCAATTTCgatcctttttattcaaaaatgcttacatgacactatacacgtcagctccacatcagcactgaattggtgccacgtcagcaccacgtcgaaaaaaggactaaaattgccaaaaaaaataaagatagcggactaaaactaaaatctgaaaatataaaggactgaaatcgcaaagtggtAAACATTCAtgaccaaaaaaacaatttttccttatggattatgaagaaactggaaatgatagattttaCTTTGACAAGAAAAATACACATTACTTCTGGGTACCGTTCAGTTCACggtattactaatatatgtataactcatcacatctcatctcacgttcttctcatcatattatttatctatatattaactatttattttacatcaatcaaatcattaattatttatctcacatcaatcaaataattgaattcaaattactatattaccccttataaataatataatttttattttatttattgttaaaaggacaaaatagtcatttaacatttttatataaaatttaatcaatcaaatcaaataaaccataatctctcaatcaaatccaatacaattttaactatcatttcttatttatttttttattacataatactacttatctatatattacttataccaTACCTCAAACCAAGTGCcctacattaattttttttgaaaaggcAAAGCTTGTAAATTTATTACTTAAAATCATCCATTACAAGTTGAACCAACCACGAGGGAAACTCACCATTCCCCCAAACAAAAAAGGAATGAGAGGAAGAAGAAAAAGCCGCAAGACTATGTAATGTGCGTACATGCTCGCTCGGAAATGCTGAAGCTCACAGATTTTATGACGACAAACAAACgccttatttatatataataagttATCAAATTAAGCCACACACATTCACATATATCATTTACCCatccacacacaagcacacacattcaCATATGAaattacaaattaattaattatctcGGTAAAGAAATGCAcatgatgatataattttataatttcaaagaTAACGTGTAACTCTAGACGATGTTTCGACGTTGGATGGGCATGGATTTGCCTTGACAAACCGCATCAACATAGGGTAATTATCATCCGACAAAACCAAATGCTGGAATCCACCGGCTCCTCGGAAAAGCCCCACGTCTTTGCATGTATCGACCAGGTCGCACACCGCAGAAGGGCAGTAAACAAACTTGTAAGTATATAAACCAATAACTTTCTCAATCTGGAACCAGCTGTTAACCGTCCCGCAGCCGGGGTTCCCTTCGACCCCGCCCGTCGTTATGAAGTGTTTCCCGGTGGCCTCGTCGACGTTATTCACTTGAAGAACAGTCGAGGAGGAGTCGCAAAACAAATTGTCCTCGTACTTGATGTTTAAATCCTTAGAGGCAACGAGCCAGTCTCGTTCTTGGGGCTCGGCATGGTTGAAGATCAATGCTTTATTGGGTGGTAAATCATCGATCGCCTGTCGGACGGCATAACAGGTCGAGTTTTCTTCGTACGACCACATGACCCCGCCTCGGCCGCTGTCGGCCGGATACACGTAGTAAGGGGTGCCGGCCAGGAGATGATCCATTCTCTCGTCGTACAACTCGAACTCTGCGCTGATCAGATTATTAGTATTAGTCATCATGTGTAGGAAGAACAGTACTAGTAGACTGATGATGATGAAATTAGAGATCAGGAGATTTTTCATGGTGATTATGAATTTATTGTTTCCAATTTCATATCATAATAATCATAACCTGCATGATCGCAACGACAATGAAAACGACGAAGAAATTTGAGTAATATTATAGCAATGAGATTTTTTTTAGAGAATCAATTAGTAGTTGGCATGCattaattctttctttttttgACAATTAGATGGTAGTTGTTAATTAGGGATGCATGCATACGAATCATGTCGGTtggagaaatattttatttatattctgATTTCGAGCCAAGCTTGAATATACAatattctcttttttttttttcagagctGAATTGGGgcatatctatatctatattattAATAAAGGAAGAGTGATGAATAATAATTGTTTTTCTGATGAAGCTTTTTTCCTTAATTTCAAACCTATCCTTTCATGCATTATTAACTCttaaacatatttaattttgtagaGATGCTTAATttctcatattttatataaagaATTATCTTACTAAATCttatatcatatttatttttgtacaatatggtaattaaattgaaatttttaacaaaaaaaaaattttaaaatattatgtttcACACACAACGTGTGTGTTTGGTTGCTAATATTAATTTATGCATGCCCCAATTGTTTGCGAGTTTtagtgttttaaaaaataatataattagatAATTGAAAACATATTTCAAGactttattttaaagaaaaactgtaattttggtcttttatgtttgttactttgtgatttcagttatctatgttttcatatttcagttttagtcctgcatgttttgatttttggcaatttcagtcctttttttcgaaaatgcttacgtgacaatGTACACGTTAGCTtcacatcagcactgcattggtgccacatcagcgtcacatcggaaaaaggactaaaattgccaaaaaataaagatagcgtaGTAAAacagaaatctaaaaatatagaaaaccaaaatcgcaaagtgacaaacatagaggaccaaaaaaacaattttttcttattttaattcgcAATAGTTTGAATAGCTCATAAATATGTTTCGGTCTAAGGAGTGAATATATTTGAAACACATATATGCTCAATCACAAAATATAAATGTGGTATTTACTAAACAAATTATTTAggaaaaactgcaaatttggtcctgtatgtgtgtcactttgcgattttgatcctctatgtttttatatttcagttttagtcttgcatatgtttcaatttttggcaatttcggtcctttttattcgaaaatgcttacgtggcactgtacacgtcagctccacatcaacaCTAAATTGGTGCCGCGTCAGCGTCATTTCGGAAAAAAAGactaaattgccaaaaaaaaaataaagatagcggactaaaactgaaatctgaaaatataaaggactgaaatcacaaagtgacaaGCATACAGGACAATAAAAACAATTTTCCCAATTATTTATGCACATTTGTTTTCAATGTTGGTCTTTTTGGGTCAGAATGCTGGAGTGTAATCAATGAAAAACATTTTTGTCCACTAAAattgcttaaaaaataaaaataaattaaataaaacattaAGACTGAAATTTGACTATATAGTTTATCAATGTGTGTTCAAAATCATAGTATTGGCATGTTATGTCATGCCGGGATAACATCTTTGAAAATGTACATGATGTAGATTCCGGGACACTAAACttgctaaaaaaataaatgcatcATCAATTAGGAAAAAATGcgtttattattatataaaaaatataataataaaaataaattttagtccactaaaattgctaaaaaataaaaaaaataaaaataaaaaattaatgttgAAATTTAATAACATAGttgatcaaaatcgaaaaaaaaaaaacaaatatatatgaccaaaaataaaaattttcccTTAAATATACCATCTCGATTTTTACATTACATATATATTACTTATGTTCAAATGAAGAGGACAATCAATAGGCAATAATGATATTCTTATATTACTCAAATTGTTAAACGTACTGTACTCAGATTGGATGTTTACACTTTGGTGTTTATCACTCACtgtattgaataaaataaata
Proteins encoded:
- the LOC140879014 gene encoding miraculin-like — protein: MTNTNNLISAEFELYDERMDHLLAGTPYYVYPADSGRGGVMWSYEENSTCYAVRQAIDDLPPNKALIFNHAEPQERDWLVASKDLNIKYEDNLFCDSSSTVLQVNNVDEATGKHFITTGGVEGNPGCGTVNSWFQIEKVIGLYTYKFVYCPSAVCDLVDTCKDVGLFRGAGGFQHLVLSDDNYPMLMRFVKANPCPSNVETSSRVTRYL